In the genome of Methanococcoides burtonii DSM 6242, the window CAAGGTTCACAAGTCAGGTGGTTTGTGATCCAAAGGAAGTTTCCATTGGTATGTGGGTCAAGCCTGTGTTCAGAAAGCTCGGTGAGAGCGGTGACAAGGGTATAATCTATTACGGAACGAAGTACGTCCCGGATAATGATCGAAATTGAAATCAAAGTGCGCGCCGAACATGCCCTTGTAAAGGACAGGGTAATAAAGCTCGGTGCGCAAAAAGTTCGTACGGAAGATCACGTTGATGTGTACTACAATTCACCTCATCGTGATTTTGCCAAAACGGACGAAGCATTGAGGTTGCGTAGTGTCGATGGTGGCACACGCATGACCTATAAGGGCAAGAAGCTCGATGAGGTTTCCAAGACGCGAGAGGAATTTGAGACTCCGGTGGATGGTGTGGCCGCCCGGGGCATCCTCAATGCACTTGGTTTTTTTGAGTCAGGTGTCGTGAAAAAGACGCGTGATATTTACAAATTCGACGAAATAACGATCTGTTTTGATAATGTCGAAGGTCTCGGCGAATTCGTGGAAGTTGAACTTGTTGCGGATTCGGACATTGAAGCTCATAGGGAACGGTTGTTCGAGTTCCTTGAAAGCATGGGCATAAAAAAAGAGGATTCCATCAGGACATCCTATCTTGAGATGCTGATGGATTGAGTTAATTTTGTTAAAGGGGGAAGTCCCCCTCATTTTTTCAGTGTATGCAGGTACCTGGATTTGTTTCCTTTTCCGGCTGCAAAAGGATGGCATTATCCGCAGCATCCACTCCAGCAAGTACCATTCCATTGGATTCGACACCGCAAAGTTTTGCAGGTGCAAGGTTGGTGAGGACAGCGACCTGTTTTCCTATAAGCTGTTCAGGCTCATGGGATTCTTTTAAGCCGGCAACTATCTGGCGTGTTTCCTCTTCCCCCAGGTCCACCTGAAGTTTTAGCAATTTCTTTGATTTTTTGATAGCTTCAGCGGATACGATGGTTCCAATGCGTATATCCAGTTTTGAGAAATCGTCGAATGTGATCAAATCTTTCATCTCCTCTATTTCTTTTACTTCTTCTACTTCTTCTGTGCCATTTTCCTTTGCAATTGCTTCCTTTACTCTTGCAGCAGATATGGCTTCCATCTCTTCGGTCTTCTCATCTTCTATCTTCTCAAAGAGGATGGATGGTTTTTCAAGTGTGGTTCCACTCTTTACGAGTTCAGTGGCTTCCATATAATTTGTTTCATGGACGTCTGTTTCCATGCCTATCTGTTTCCATGCCTCTTCCATCTTTTCCGGAAGTATGGGTTCAAAGAGCAGACAGAGTGCTTTTGTGATCTGGGCACAGTTCTTGACAATTTCTCCACATGCTTCCTTGTTCTCTTTTATGAGCTTCCAGGGTTCATTCGACTGGAAATATGTGTTTCCGTATGAAGCAAGTGCCATTACAGTGTCCGCATATTTCTTGAACTCGTAGTTCTCCATGGCCTCTTTTGCATTTTCAATGGTCGTGTTGATCTCGTCAAGGATGTCCTGTTTTACCTCTCCTTCCGGTATCTCTCCAAAGTTCTTATGTGTGAACAGCAGTGTCCTGTACAGGAAGTTCCCGAAAACACCTACGAGTTCGGTGTTTACCTTGTCCTGGAACACTTTCCATGAGAAATTGAGCTCCTTTGTATGTGATGTATAACTTGCAAGATAGTAGCGTAGCAGGTCCTGGTGGAATCCGTGGTCAAGGTAATCCTCGTCCACCCAGACAACATATCCGCGGCTCTTGGAGAATGTCCTGTCCTCGATCTTTACCATTCCTGAAGCGACGACTGCATCCGGCTGATTGTATCCGGCACCTTTGAGCATTGCAGGCCAGAAGATGCAGTGGTGGTAGATGATATCCCCTCCGATGAAGTGGATGATACTTCCGTCATCTTTCCAGAACTTCTCCCAGCTCTCATTATTTGCTTCTGCCCATTCTTCTGTAAATGCGATGTATCCGATAGGTGCATCCACCCAGACGTAGACCACAAGGTCCTCATGTCCCGGGAATTTGATTCCCCAATCGAGACTCCTTGTGATGCACCAGTCTGTAAGTTCCTGCTTTACCCAGCCGAGGGCATAATTTCTTGCATTGAGTGTTCCGCCAAGCCCTTCAAGATATTCCAAAAGGAAATCCTTGAACTGTGAAAGCTTGAAGAAGAAATGCTCTTGTTGTTTATATTCAGCAGGTCCGTTGCATGTGGTACAGGCGGGATGTTCAAGTTCTCCCGGTTCAAGATGCTTTCCACAACCCTGGTCGCATTCGTCTCCTCTTGCTTCTTTTTTGCAGTGAGGGCATGTTCCTTTTACGTACCTGTCCGGAAGGGAACGGTCGCAGGAAGGGCAGTATGCTATCTCGATGGTCTTTGGGTAAACATAACCGTTCTCTATGAGTTTGCTCACTATCTCGGTTGTACGGTTATGGTTGGTGGGGTCATCTGTGGTGCCGAATGCATCGAGCATGACCCCCATTTTCTTGAAGATCTCATCGAAGTGTTTGTGATATACCTTTATGATCTCGGTAGGCGTCGTTTTAAGTTCCTCTGCATTGAACACTATGGGAGTTCCGTGTGTATCGGAACCACAAACGAATGTGACTTCCTGTCCTGTCTTTTTTAAGGACCTTGTGAATATGTCTGCGGGAACATAGGTGCGTAAATGGCCTACATGCGCCTTTCCATTGGCATAAGGCAGTCCGCATGTGACAAGAACTGGTTTCTCTGATGGGAATTTGGACATTATTGGTCTCCATGATCATTAGTTTTCTTTTGCATAGTGTGCAATCGTAAAATATATTTCGCTTATATGTGTCCATAAGAGAAGCTTTTTGAATGGTCAGGTACAATTTACAATATATATTAGGGGTGTTGGATGAGCTATAACACAGATCCAGAAAATGAGAATGAGGATAAAAATGAGCTTATGGAAGAGCTCCTTGAGGAATCCATATTGGTTACTCCCGATCTTGGTGCATTGGAATATTCGCCGGAGCCTGAATATACGGAGATACTGGACAATGTGCATGAACAAGGAGGTTCTGTGGACAATGTGGTTGTAGAAACTTCCGAACCCTTGGATGCTGGTCCTGTGAAGAAGGTCCCTTACGTGGATGTGGGGGATAAAAGGGTTCCATATGGAAATGAACCGATGTCATCCAGGGAACTGCCCCGGTACGCACCTCCTGAAAAGAAGGACCGCAAATGGCAATATATTGCGGTCATCTCAGTGCTGATGTTAATTATAGGCGGCAGTTTCGCAGTTATCTATATGTCATTTGGTGGGGACATCTATACTACCGACGATAAGGTTGCAGTTATATATGTGCAGGGGTTTATGCTGACCGGAAACCTCCCCTCTGGCTTTGGTTATGCTACTTCTGAAGATGTCTGTAACAGTCTGCGTAAAGCAACCGATGATGATAGTGTAAAAGCTATAGTACTTAGGGTGAATAGTGGCGGTGGTTCTCCTGTAGCTGCAGAAGAGATCGTCACTGAGATCAAGAGGGTGCAGGATATGGGTGTCCCTGTGGTAATCTCCATGGGTGATGTGGCTGCAAGTGCTGCATATTACATCTCTGCACCTGCTGATCTCATTGTTGCAAATCCTTCCACTACCACTGGAAGTATCGGTGTTATCAGTGTCTATACCAATAGGTCTGAGTTCTATGATGAAGAAGGTATTGAGTTCTATGTCTCCAAATTAGGTTCATTCAAGGATGTGGGTGGTGACTGGAGGGGACTTACCTCAGAAGAGAAAGAATATGTGGACAATGTCGTGCTTGATGTCTATGATCTGTTCATTACAAGTGTTGCAGAAAACCGTAATATGACAAAAAGTGAGGTAAAGGACATCGCAGATGGTCGTATCTATATTGGTAAGGAAGCGCAGAAGATTGGTCTTGTGGACGAGCTTGGTAATTTCTATGATGCCATTGATGCAGCGGCTGAACTTGGTGGTATAGAGGGTGAACATTTGGTGTACTATATCAACAAACCATCTCTTTCAAGCATACTGTTCGGTTCGGAAGAAACGATGTCCTCACAGGCTGCAGAGCAGTTAGCGAGTTATTATACTGAAAGTCCGGTGGGATATTTGATCGAATGATGTAAGTTCGTCTCTGGGGGATATGGGTGTTGGATGATATTCTGTTCGGAACGTTCCTTTTTGGTGCGTTTGGTGCTCTATTGCTGGTTTATATATCCAAGGATGTGGCTATTCCTGAATTCCGTCCTCTTTATGATATTTCTGACATGCAAAGAGAAGCTCGCAGACATCGCAAGCATATAGGGAAACTGAGTCTGACATCGACTTTTTGCAGGATTGGTTGAAGACTGCTTCGTTATCTGATGATGCACAGGTTCTTACCAGTGTATTGGAAAGTTATCTGGCAGAAGTAGAAACGGAAAGGGTCCGTCTGCATGTTCTGGAAAATAGATCCAGAATGGGCAGGTCCTCTCACGTGGACTCGGATTCTTTTTTTATATTGTTCTGGGTGGTGTTTTTGGAACGCTTCTTTCCGGTCAGGTGGATATTACGTTCGTTTCTGAGGGTGAATCTAATTATTTGCAATCATTTGTCATTGGTGCTACCTGGACAAGTTATCTTTCTTCTATCGACATCCGTTCCACTCAAAAGAGAGCAGGTGAACAAACTGCAGGATGATTTTTCACGTGATATGGAGCAATATAAGAGACCTCTAATCTCAGATATTCGAAATGGCGAACAGGGTGAATGCTGATGTGGAAGAAGGGTCAAACTATGAGCTCCTTTGGTCTGCAGTTTCAGAAAAGCTTGGTATTACTGACTTAAGTTCGTTGATGAACTGGATGAGGCAAAACAGTCCATCGATAATGATGTAAAAGGTCTCCTTTGAGACCTTTGAACCTTTCAGCCCATTTTTGTAAATTCCCATCCCAGATGTTCTTTGATGATGGTGTAGGCCATCTGTGGCGGAAATGCACCTACCTCTGTTATTATCATGTCAATGTATTCTGCAGGGGTTATGTCGAATGCGGGATTTTTTACCTTCACATTTGGCATTCCTGCAAGGATATCAGAATCGATGACCTCTTCAGGTGATCTTTCTTCAATATCGATCATGTCTCCTTGAATAGTCTTCGGGCTGAACTTGAACGTCTCTGCCACGCACAAGAGGTTCTTCCTTGCTTCATTTGCGGCAAGTGCAAGCTGGGATGTACCCACTTTGTTCACAAGTGCGCCGTTGATGGTTATTGCATCCGCGCCTACTATTACGGTGTCAACATCCTTCATGCAATATCTTACTGCAGAATCCACTATCAGCGTGGTTGGGATGCCATGATCGTTAAGTTCCTTTATGGTAATGAGTCCCTGCCTTCTTGGTCTTGATTCGGTGGCAATGACGGATATGTCCTTACCCTGTTCAAAAGCGGTTGTTATGACCGAAAGGGCAGCATGGGAATTGCAGTGTGTCATTATGACATCGCCGTCGTGTATCCTCTTTGCACCGATCTCCCCCATCTTCTCAAGGGCCTGGCCTGCCTGTTCCAGGAACCTGTCAGCGTTACGGAGGATCTCTTCTCTTGCTTCTGAGACTTCGGTTGCAGTGTGGCGCTTTGTAAGCTGAACTGCATTTGGGAGGGATACTGCTGTGGGTCTGGTCTGGATCAATATATTGGCAGCTTCATCGACCTTTTTATTAAAGTCTTTGATGTTCGTCACCTTTATTCTTAGCACATAATCACGAAGTGCTGCTGATGCTGCCTCAGCTATTCTTCCGGCTCCCCTTATTTCCATCGTGCGAATCTTTTCCGCTGTATCAAGTAATTGCTGCATGTCAATGTATTTGAAGTGAAGGCATTTATATGTATTCACTTTTATTCACTTTACACCACTTCCGATGCCTGTATCCGTTTTCCGATGTAGTAGGGGATTCTCAGTAACAATGCGTAGTGTATCCATCTCAAAAGGTATGGGTGGTAGCTCTTGTCATATATTGCCAGGTACATTCAAGGTCGAGTGCCAGATTCACACTAAAAAATGTGATGCCAAGCAATTTTGCTTCTTCAACTTAATCCTTTGTATCCTTGAGATATGTCTTTGTGAAGTATATTGTAAGAACGGGCAGGGCAACTAATAACGGGAAAGCTATGGCGAACATTTTTGAGATGTGTTATATTGGTGGGATCGCTGAAAGGGCGGGTGTAGTGAACACTATACTCTCCCAGATAAAACTGGTCATCCAGATAATTAATGCATATCTCGTTGCGGAAAGTGGCCTATATGGAACATTGATCAACTGCGTAACTCAGCCCTCTACTCAGTAATCTCTTATTTAAATGCTAGCTTCAATCCCTCTTATTTAAATCAAATAAGAATTAACTATCCTGCATGAAAAAAATGACATCGATAAATCCTGCAAATGGGACTGTTAATGGCGAATTCGAGTTTCATTCTCCTGATGAGGTCGACCTTATCCTTAAAAGATCAAGCGAATCATTCCAGTACTGGAGTTCCCTTAAAGGTGTTGAAAGGGCTGTGTATATTGAAAATGTTGCAAAGGTGCTTCGAAGTGATAAACAGGAACTGGCAGAGACCATCACCATGGAAATGGGGAAACCTATCAGGCAGGCACTTGCAGAAGTTGAAAAATGTGCCAGCATGTTCGACCACTTTGCCACTAATATTTGTTCCTTACTTGAACCTGATGTTGTGAAGGAGAGCCCTTCCGCCTTTATCTCATATGAACCAATGGGGGCAGTGCTTGCTATCAAACCCTGGAATTTCCCCCTCTGGCAGGTATTGAGTGCTGCTTCACATATTCTTGCAGGTGGGAACACCATGGTGCTAAAACACTCCGGTTATGTTCCGATGTGTGCTCTTAATATTGAATCGGTTTTTGAGAAGGCCGGTTTTCCGGAAGGTGTTTTCCAGACGGTTCTTGTGGATGGTCCTACGGCTTCCTCGTTGATATCAAGGCCGGAAATTGCAGCGGTATCCTTCACGGGCGGGTTGTCTGCCGGGCAGAATGTGGCTGAGGTCGCAGGTCGCAATATGAAGAAATGTGTGCTTGAACTTGGGGGCAGTGATCCTTTCATCGTTCTGGAGGATGCAGATATTGAAAAAGCTGCAAAGGCAGGGGTTGCCGGAAGGTTCCTCAATACGGGCCAGACCTGCATATCTTCTAAACGTTTTATAATTGAAAGTTCTGTGGTTGATGAGTTCACTTCTGCATTTGTGGAAAATACACGTAAGCTCAAAATAGGTGATCCTCTGGATGCCGATACTGACCTTGGTCCTCTTGTACGGGATAAGCAGGTCTCATTACTTGAACACCAGATTTATAATGCCATTTCAATGGGGGCAAAAGTGGAGCTTGGGGGCGGTAAGGTTGAGGGGGATGGGTATTATTTCTCTCCTGTTGTTCTGTCGAACGTGTCTCTTTATATGCAGGTCATGAAGGAGGAAACGTTCGGTCCGGTCGCACCAATTATCTCAGTTGAGACTGAGTCTGAAGCTCTGGATGTTGCTAATGCTACAGAGTTTGGTCTGGGTGCAAGTATCTGGAGTGGTGATAAAGATAAAGCATCGTTACTTGCATCTCAGGTACAGTCCGGGGTTGTTGGTGTTAATGGTTTTTTCAAACCGGAAGCTGATCTGCCTTTCGGTGGAGTTAAAAAAAGTGGAATTGGAAGGGAACTCTCTCGATTTGGTTTCTATGAGTTTATGAATATAAGGTCTACTGTTCTATTTTAAAGGGCATTGGAGTTATTTTATGACAGAAGATAATGAGGTTCAGATCGCTGGTATGAGTATTGTTATAGTCTGTTCTGTCGTAGATCCGGCAAGTCAGAATATAAAAGAGCATTTGTTAAAGCTCAGAGATTGGGTTGAAATGAGTGTTCCAGGTGGTATCTTTGATGATCTTTCAGCGGTGTATCAGAGTGGGAATTTTTATATTATTGAGGTTACTGAACACCATATTTATCAGGATGGGATCGACAGGAAGATCGAAGAAGCAGGTTTGGACTGTGACCTCCTCATTTTTGCTTCCAAACACAAGAGTGCAGATGGTAGACGGCTTTTGACCGCACACTTTACGGGAAATCCGGGTTCTGCTGATTTTGGGGGTTATCCTGGTGAGCTTTCTATGGCTGCTCCATTTGCGCTTCGTTGTTTGCTCAGGAATATGGCCGAATTGTCGGAGAGTATTGGGTTTGATGTTTCGATGGAGTCTACTCACCATGGTCCTTCAGATCTCGATGTTCCTTCGGTCTATGCAGAGATCGGTAGTTCTGAGGTCGAGTGGGTTGATCAGGATGCAGGGGATATCGTTGCACGGTCAATTCTATCAGTGAGGTCGGGATTTTGTCCTGTGGGTATTGGATTCGGTGGTGGGCACTATGCTGCAAGACAATCCGAACTTGTTCTGGGCTCGGATATTTCGTTCGGTCATAATTTCCCAAACTATCAGCTTCAATTTGTTGATGTGGATATGTTCAGGAAGGCAGTTGAGAGATCGGGTGCAGATCTTGTGTATTGTGATAGGAAAGCGATGTCCTCTGATGAGAAGAAAAGGATCAATGAGCTTGCAGATGAATTTGGGCTTGATGTTTTAAGGGAAAGTGACATCAAAGGGATGGAGGGTGTGTGCTGGGATATTTTCAGGATATTTTGGCATAAGGTTCGGGATGAGGGTCTTTCCGGTAGAGTGAAGGTTCCTGTTGGTCTGAAAGATAAATTGAGTGAGAATGTTTGTGATATTTTTGACTTCGATGTGTCTAATGTTGTTACTGTTGTAATTGACAATGAACTTCTCAAATTGGTAAGGTCTGTTGATGCAGGTGGTGTGAAAAGGCTGCTCGATATGTCGAATGTTGTCTATTCGGAACGAGATGATGCAACAATATCAAATCATTTCTATACTTTCTGGAATCGTGATGCAGAGGATTTCCTTACCTTTATTGTAGATGAATGCATTAAAATACTAAAAGGGCGTTATGATACTGAATACGTTTTCGAAGAAAATGTGTTGTATATTTCGGATGAGAGATTCAGTCCTGAGCTCGCGCGAAAGTGGGGAGTTCCTTCCGGTCCTATGTTTGGGGAACTGGCAAAAGGTCAGTCCGTTATGATCGAGGGAAATACGGTCCTACCAGAAATGGTCCATGAGAGAACACAGAAGAGTCTTGTGTTAAGGAATGTGATATTTTGAACGATGTAAATAAATATAATACTAATCTCTATATATTACGAATATTAATATTCCATACATTTGATCATGTTGCTATAGTGGAGGATATGTGATGAAATCCATAGTAGAAGAGGCATTAGCTCGATCTGTAGAAGAGACGCAAATCCGTTCTGGCGGCGTTTCACAATCTGAAGATATTAATGCGGAACTTGAGGCGATGCTGAAGGATCTGCAGACGAACATCAAGGTTGTGGGATGTGGCGGCGGAGGTTCGAACAGCGCTCAGCGTATGCAACAGGAAGGCATCAAAGGTGCTGAAGTCGTTGCTGTGAATACGGATGCTCAGCATCTCCTGAACGTTACTACTGAAAGGAAGATCCTTATTGGTAGGAAGAAGACAAGAGGTCTTGGTGCAGGTAGTCTGCCTCAGATAGGTGAGGACGCTGCACTTGAGAGCATCGATGAGGTGCGTTCGATAGTGGAAGGTTCCGACATGGTGTTTATTACTGCTGGCCTTGGCGGCGGTACCGGAACAGGTTCTGCTCCAGTTGTCGCAGAGGCTGCAAGGGATGCTGGTGCGTTGACGATCGCTGTGGTCACTCTTCCATTCTCCGTAGAGGGGCATGTAAGGCGTGAGAACGCAGAAGCAGGTCTTGAAAGGCTCAGGGATGTCGCTGATACTGTTATTGTTGTTCCGAACGATAAGCTTCTTGAGGTTGTTCCAAGGTTGCCATTACAGGCAGCTTTTAAGGTTTCTGATGAGGTATTGATGAGGGCTGTGAAAGGTATTACAGAACTTATTACAAAACCCGGTCTTGTAAACCTTGATTTTGCTGATGTGAGGACCGTTATGCAAAACGGTGGCGTTGCAATGATAGGTCTTGGTGAAGCTGATGGCGAGAACAAGGCTGTCGAGTCTGTGCAGAAAGCATTAAGAAGTCCTCTTCTTGATGTGGATATTTCGGGTGCGACATCTGCTCTTGTGAATGTTGTCGGTGGTCCTGATATGACTATCGCAGAAGCAGAGAGTGTTGTTCAGGAAGTATACAGTAGGATCGATCCGAACGCAAGGTTGATCTGGGGTGCTCAGGTGGACCCTGATCTTGAACACTCTGTGCGTACTATGCTTGTCGTTACTGGTGTAAGATCTCCGCAGATCTACGGTAGTGGAAATTCCAAGAATGTGACTAGGAAATACGGGATCGATTTCGTAAAATGATTGGGGGATCTGTCTCCTTCTCTTTTTAATTTATTCTGTATGGTACGATTGTCCAATCGAAAGGTATTTTATTTAGTACGCTATTTAGACGCCACTACGATTTTATAATATGATCGATCGTTGAAGTATTGGTTCGTATCAACTCGTGTATATAAATAACACTAAAACTGGTTGTGATAAGTTTGGCAGAGAGTATATTAAAATCGGCTAAGATAAACCGCAATGTCGGTCAAGTCCTTAAATCATATCTGAGGGTACTAAAACTATCCAAGAAGCCTTCCAGAGAGGAGTTCCTTATGATCTCCAAAGTTGCTGGTGCTGGGATTCTTGTGATCGGATTTGTTGGTTTCCTTATTTATGTACTGCTGACAGAAGTTCCAAAGTGGGTGTAACTTTATGGGTGAAGATGCCGCTATATTTGTTGTAAAGACAACTGCAAATCAGGAACGTTCGGTTGCTGCTATGTTGGCCCAGGTTGCAAAGAAGGAAAATCTTGATATCAGGTCTATAATTGCTCCTGATGAGCTCAAAGGTTATGTTCTTCTGGAATCTTCTGATTCAGGGGCCGTAGAACAGGCGATCCAGACAGTTCCTCATGCAAGGACTGTTGTAAAAGGTCAGTCCACTATAGCGGAGATCGAACATTTCCTTACACCAAAGCCAACGGTTACGGGTATTGTGGAAGGTGCTATCATTGAAGTCACCTCTGGTCCGTTCAAGGGCGAAAAGGCACGTGTGAAACGTGTTGATGAAGGTCATGAAGAGATTACTGTGGAGTTGTTCGATGCAGTCGTACCAATACCTATAACTATTCGTGGTGATACTGTACGGATACTTAGGAAAGAGGAAACAAAATCCTGAGTTGCTATATTCTACTTATAAATGAAATCTATAAACTTATTTAACTAATTTAAAAAATTTAAAAAGGTGTTGCTCGAATGGCAAGTGTTGTAGAAGCATTAATTCCTGGCGGTAAAGCAAATCCCGGTCCTCCACTGGGCCCTGCGCTGGGACCTCTTGGTGTTAATATTAAAGACGTGATCGAAAAGATCAATGAAAAGACAAAAGATTACAATGGGATGCAGGTTCCTGTTAAGGTTATCGTTAATGACGATAAGAGTGTTGAGATCGAAGTGGGTACTCCACCAACATCCGCATTAATCCTTAAGGAACTTAACATCGAAAAGGGCTCCGGTGAGTCCGGTACTGTTGTTGTTGGTAATCTTGAGATCGCACAGGTCGCAAAGATCGCACGTATGAAGAAAGATGATATCCTTTCCTATTCGCTTAAGGCTGCAATCAAAGAAGTCATGGGAACCTGTGTTCCTATGGGTGTAACGATTGAAAACCTTGACCCAAGGGAATGCCAGAAAGCTGTTGATGAGGGCAAGTTCGACGAGTCTCTCACAGCAGAAGCATGGTAATTAAAGAGATATTACTATCTCTTTGATAATATATCAAATTCAAACTGGTTGGTCAGTCTTCTTGGTTGACCGACAAGTTTTAAACAGATGCTTCAATATTGAAGCTTCGTAATTGAGATGAAAGTCTCCTTACTTTACCGTAGTAGGCCGGAGCGGCCGCAGAGGCAGGTATGCAATTATTGTATGCCTGCCGGATGCAGATGCTATCTGTGTCAGAACATATGTTCAATAACTACGGGGAGGAATAGAATGGTAGAAGAAACTACTTTAGATCTAGTAAAACAGTTAATTGAAGGTTCCCCGGAACGTAAGTTTTCCGAGAGCTTAGACATTGCAATTAACTTAAAGAATCTCGATATGAGTCAGCCTAAGAATCGTGTGGATGAGGAGATAATCCTTCCTAACGGG includes:
- the cyaB gene encoding class IV adenylate cyclase gives rise to the protein MIEIEIKVRAEHALVKDRVIKLGAQKVRTEDHVDVYYNSPHRDFAKTDEALRLRSVDGGTRMTYKGKKLDEVSKTREEFETPVDGVAARGILNALGFFESGVVKKTRDIYKFDEITICFDNVEGLGEFVEVELVADSDIEAHRERLFEFLESMGIKKEDSIRTSYLEMLMD
- the metG gene encoding methionine--tRNA ligase, whose translation is MSKFPSEKPVLVTCGLPYANGKAHVGHLRTYVPADIFTRSLKKTGQEVTFVCGSDTHGTPIVFNAEELKTTPTEIIKVYHKHFDEIFKKMGVMLDAFGTTDDPTNHNRTTEIVSKLIENGYVYPKTIEIAYCPSCDRSLPDRYVKGTCPHCKKEARGDECDQGCGKHLEPGELEHPACTTCNGPAEYKQQEHFFFKLSQFKDFLLEYLEGLGGTLNARNYALGWVKQELTDWCITRSLDWGIKFPGHEDLVVYVWVDAPIGYIAFTEEWAEANNESWEKFWKDDGSIIHFIGGDIIYHHCIFWPAMLKGAGYNQPDAVVASGMVKIEDRTFSKSRGYVVWVDEDYLDHGFHQDLLRYYLASYTSHTKELNFSWKVFQDKVNTELVGVFGNFLYRTLLFTHKNFGEIPEGEVKQDILDEINTTIENAKEAMENYEFKKYADTVMALASYGNTYFQSNEPWKLIKENKEACGEIVKNCAQITKALCLLFEPILPEKMEEAWKQIGMETDVHETNYMEATELVKSGTTLEKPSILFEKIEDEKTEEMEAISAARVKEAIAKENGTEEVEEVKEIEEMKDLITFDDFSKLDIRIGTIVSAEAIKKSKKLLKLQVDLGEEETRQIVAGLKESHEPEQLIGKQVAVLTNLAPAKLCGVESNGMVLAGVDAADNAILLQPEKETNPGTCIH
- the sppA gene encoding signal peptide peptidase SppA, which encodes MSYNTDPENENEDKNELMEELLEESILVTPDLGALEYSPEPEYTEILDNVHEQGGSVDNVVVETSEPLDAGPVKKVPYVDVGDKRVPYGNEPMSSRELPRYAPPEKKDRKWQYIAVISVLMLIIGGSFAVIYMSFGGDIYTTDDKVAVIYVQGFMLTGNLPSGFGYATSEDVCNSLRKATDDDSVKAIVLRVNSGGGSPVAAEEIVTEIKRVQDMGVPVVISMGDVAASAAYYISAPADLIVANPSTTTGSIGVISVYTNRSEFYDEEGIEFYVSKLGSFKDVGGDWRGLTSEEKEYVDNVVLDVYDLFITSVAENRNMTKSEVKDIADGRIYIGKEAQKIGLVDELGNFYDAIDAAAELGGIEGEHLVYYINKPSLSSILFGSEETMSSQAAEQLASYYTESPVGYLIE
- a CDS encoding ribose 1,5-bisphosphate isomerase, which gives rise to MQQLLDTAEKIRTMEIRGAGRIAEAASAALRDYVLRIKVTNIKDFNKKVDEAANILIQTRPTAVSLPNAVQLTKRHTATEVSEAREEILRNADRFLEQAGQALEKMGEIGAKRIHDGDVIMTHCNSHAALSVITTAFEQGKDISVIATESRPRRQGLITIKELNDHGIPTTLIVDSAVRYCMKDVDTVIVGADAITINGALVNKVGTSQLALAANEARKNLLCVAETFKFSPKTIQGDMIDIEERSPEEVIDSDILAGMPNVKVKNPAFDITPAEYIDMIITEVGAFPPQMAYTIIKEHLGWEFTKMG
- a CDS encoding NAD-dependent succinate-semialdehyde dehydrogenase, giving the protein MKKMTSINPANGTVNGEFEFHSPDEVDLILKRSSESFQYWSSLKGVERAVYIENVAKVLRSDKQELAETITMEMGKPIRQALAEVEKCASMFDHFATNICSLLEPDVVKESPSAFISYEPMGAVLAIKPWNFPLWQVLSAASHILAGGNTMVLKHSGYVPMCALNIESVFEKAGFPEGVFQTVLVDGPTASSLISRPEIAAVSFTGGLSAGQNVAEVAGRNMKKCVLELGGSDPFIVLEDADIEKAAKAGVAGRFLNTGQTCISSKRFIIESSVVDEFTSAFVENTRKLKIGDPLDADTDLGPLVRDKQVSLLEHQIYNAISMGAKVELGGGKVEGDGYYFSPVVLSNVSLYMQVMKEETFGPVAPIISVETESEALDVANATEFGLGASIWSGDKDKASLLASQVQSGVVGVNGFFKPEADLPFGGVKKSGIGRELSRFGFYEFMNIRSTVLF
- a CDS encoding D-aminoacyl-tRNA deacylase; the encoded protein is MTEDNEVQIAGMSIVIVCSVVDPASQNIKEHLLKLRDWVEMSVPGGIFDDLSAVYQSGNFYIIEVTEHHIYQDGIDRKIEEAGLDCDLLIFASKHKSADGRRLLTAHFTGNPGSADFGGYPGELSMAAPFALRCLLRNMAELSESIGFDVSMESTHHGPSDLDVPSVYAEIGSSEVEWVDQDAGDIVARSILSVRSGFCPVGIGFGGGHYAARQSELVLGSDISFGHNFPNYQLQFVDVDMFRKAVERSGADLVYCDRKAMSSDEKKRINELADEFGLDVLRESDIKGMEGVCWDIFRIFWHKVRDEGLSGRVKVPVGLKDKLSENVCDIFDFDVSNVVTVVIDNELLKLVRSVDAGGVKRLLDMSNVVYSERDDATISNHFYTFWNRDAEDFLTFIVDECIKILKGRYDTEYVFEENVLYISDERFSPELARKWGVPSGPMFGELAKGQSVMIEGNTVLPEMVHERTQKSLVLRNVIF
- the ftsZ gene encoding cell division protein FtsZ encodes the protein MKSIVEEALARSVEETQIRSGGVSQSEDINAELEAMLKDLQTNIKVVGCGGGGSNSAQRMQQEGIKGAEVVAVNTDAQHLLNVTTERKILIGRKKTRGLGAGSLPQIGEDAALESIDEVRSIVEGSDMVFITAGLGGGTGTGSAPVVAEAARDAGALTIAVVTLPFSVEGHVRRENAEAGLERLRDVADTVIVVPNDKLLEVVPRLPLQAAFKVSDEVLMRAVKGITELITKPGLVNLDFADVRTVMQNGGVAMIGLGEADGENKAVESVQKALRSPLLDVDISGATSALVNVVGGPDMTIAEAESVVQEVYSRIDPNARLIWGAQVDPDLEHSVRTMLVVTGVRSPQIYGSGNSKNVTRKYGIDFVK
- a CDS encoding protein translocase SEC61 complex subunit gamma, whose product is MLKSAKINRNVGQVLKSYLRVLKLSKKPSREEFLMISKVAGAGILVIGFVGFLIYVLLTEVPKWV
- a CDS encoding transcription elongation factor Spt5; this translates as MGEDAAIFVVKTTANQERSVAAMLAQVAKKENLDIRSIIAPDELKGYVLLESSDSGAVEQAIQTVPHARTVVKGQSTIAEIEHFLTPKPTVTGIVEGAIIEVTSGPFKGEKARVKRVDEGHEEITVELFDAVVPIPITIRGDTVRILRKEETKS